Proteins encoded together in one Pseudomonas arsenicoxydans window:
- a CDS encoding NfeD family protein produces the protein MNTRCCLVALLLALSGSVFAADTVVLLVPNPIGIWLITFGIAFLIAEAALPNYGVIGLGGIAMFVIGAIILTNTEVPVPLMIGLGLISALLLIYLLIRALKTRPRRAVTGDAELLGSVTAVTSLQADSACNGWVHLQGEQWQVFSATPLQPGQKVRVVGRKGLLLQVAAADAAPGGE, from the coding sequence GTGAACACTCGTTGCTGTTTAGTTGCACTGCTGCTGGCCTTGAGCGGATCGGTTTTCGCTGCGGACACCGTCGTGCTGCTGGTTCCCAACCCCATCGGGATCTGGCTGATCACGTTCGGCATTGCGTTTCTGATCGCCGAGGCAGCCTTGCCCAATTATGGTGTGATCGGTCTGGGCGGCATCGCGATGTTCGTGATTGGCGCAATCATTCTGACCAACACCGAAGTGCCTGTGCCATTGATGATCGGCCTGGGATTGATCAGTGCGCTGCTGTTGATTTACCTGCTGATCCGCGCCCTGAAAACCCGGCCGCGCCGAGCCGTCACTGGCGATGCCGAACTGCTGGGCAGCGTGACGGCAGTGACATCGCTGCAGGCCGACAGCGCCTGTAACGGCTGGGTGCACCTGCAGGGAGAACAGTGGCAAGTATTCAGCGCCACCCCGCTGCAACCCGGGCAAAAGGTCCGGGTGGTGGGCCGCAAGGGATTACTGCTGCAAGTGGCCGCGGCTGACGCGGCGCCGGGTGGAGAATAA